In Malus sylvestris chromosome 15, drMalSylv7.2, whole genome shotgun sequence, a single genomic region encodes these proteins:
- the LOC126604691 gene encoding transcription factor HEC2-like: protein MDVDMLKSSSSSAGDHHHHMDMMTMMMQMQKQQHSPDQFCSDSYPNNNNNPTFPEIDFNWVSNPNPNNHESISPVPIFHNPNAVPPQPTLLNPALPSSVSFMGNPIQEPLTPRLSKPSGISPTGLSVLSSTSYEKRNSMAAMREMIFRIAAMQPIQIDPEAVKPPKRRNVKISKDPQSVAARHRRERISEKIRILQRLVPGGTKMDTASMLDEAIHYVKFLKKQVQTLERAGADRPVGLGFQGSGSQLGNVNYSGFLRPSQLVGSVQMLR from the coding sequence atggatgttgacatgctcaaatcatcatcatcatcagcaggtgatcatcatcatcacatggacatgatgacgatgatgatgcaAATGCAAAAACAGCAGCACTCTCCTGATCAGTTCTGCAGTGACTCTTAccctaacaacaacaacaatcccACATTTCCAGAGATAGATTTTAATTGGGTttcaaatccaaacccaaataaCCATGAATCCATTTCTCCAGTACCAATTTTCCATAATCCAAATGCAGTTCCTCCACAACCAACATTGCTAAATCCTGCATTACCCTCCTCTGTTTCCTTCATGGGAAACCCAATCCAAGAACCCTTAACTCCAAGACTAAGTAAGCCTTCTGGTATTAGTCCTACAGGACTATCAGTCCTATCCAGTACTTCATACGAGAAGAGAAACTCCATGGCTGCAATGAGGGAGATGATCTTCAGGATTGCAGCAATGCAGCCCATTCAGATAGACCCGGAGGCGGTGAAGCCGCCGAAGAGGAGGAACGTGAAGATTTCGAAAGACCCACAGAGTGTGGCGGCGAGGCACCGGAGGGAGAGGATAAGCGAGAAGATCAGAATCCTGCAGAGACTTGTTCCTGGTGGGACTAAAATGGACACTGCTTCTATGTTGGACGAGGCCATACATtatgtgaagtttttgaagaagcaaGTGCAGACTCTGGAGAGAGCTGGGGCTGATAGACCAGTCGGCCTTGGATTCCAAGGGAGTGGCAGTCAGTTGGGTAATGTGAATTACTCTGGGTTTTTAAGGCCTTCGCAGTTGGTGGGTTCTGTGCAGATGCTTAGATGA
- the LOC126601570 gene encoding protein RALF-like 34 codes for MASPTATTLFLCSLLIFLHLGPQIQAQIDKTSLKLVAEALEWPTATMSPLYDELEEADDEDGEDLELDVENGYARRSLLWGRTKYYISYGALSANRIPCPPRSGRSYYTHSCFKARGPVRPYSRGCSRIALCRR; via the coding sequence ATGGCTTCTCCAACTGCAACCACTCTTTTCCTCTGCTCCCTCCTCATTTTTCTCCATTTGGGTCCTCAAATCCAAGCTCAAATCGACAAGACCAGCTTGAAGCTAGTTGCGGAGGCTCTGGAGTGGCCGACCGCCACAATGTCGCCACTGTACGATGAGCTCGAGGAGGCAGACGATGAGGACGGCGAGGACTTGGAACTGGACGTGGAAAACGGGTACGCTCGCAGATCTCTGCTCTGGGGGAGGACGAAGTACTACATTTCGTACGGCGCGCTGTCGGCGAATCGCATCCCCTGCCCGCCGCGGTCAGGGAGGTCTTATTACACCCACAGCTGCTTCAAAGCCAGAGGCCCAGTTCGTCCTTACTCCAGAGGATGCTCTAGGATCGCTCTATGCAGACGATGA